One segment of Thermosynechococcus sp. HN-54 DNA contains the following:
- a CDS encoding DUF3082 domain-containing protein, producing MTALPPKTNPLRCLTGALIAGTLGILLYRLTGAIAYVFATHAVSYHNQLVYSLAVAVRTLVVGLCTLATGVFSIIAVGLVALTLQLLWERWVQGQQV from the coding sequence ATGACGGCTCTTCCTCCAAAAACGAACCCCCTCCGCTGTTTGACGGGTGCGCTGATTGCTGGCACGCTAGGGATTCTGCTCTATCGACTGACGGGAGCGATCGCCTACGTCTTTGCCACCCATGCTGTCAGTTACCACAATCAACTGGTTTATAGCTTGGCCGTGGCCGTGCGCACCCTTGTGGTGGGCTTGTGTACCCTTGCAACGGGGGTCTTCAGCATTATTGCCGTGGGTCTTGTGGCTCTGACGCTGCAACTCCTTTGGGAACGCTGGGTACAGGGGCAACAGGTTTAG
- a CDS encoding ABC transporter ATP-binding protein encodes MRLATVTTTGLAIATTDLTKVYRSGHHETPVLQGINLQIQHGHIHLLMGPAGSGKTTLLSILAGILAPTSGQVVVLGQEITQLSKAALAKFRLQNIGFVFQSFNLFPALTTLENVEIALNLKGIKGKKAKEQAAALLEAVGLGDRLDFVPANLSGGQKQRVAIARALAGEPKIIFADEPTASLDSQNGQQVIKILYKLAKQKGCTVLIVTHDPRITAIADRITKIEDGKLKES; translated from the coding sequence ATGAGACTTGCCACTGTGACAACGACTGGGCTGGCGATCGCCACCACTGATCTGACTAAAGTTTATCGTTCTGGCCATCACGAGACGCCTGTTCTTCAGGGAATTAACCTGCAAATCCAGCACGGTCATATTCATCTGCTAATGGGACCTGCGGGGTCGGGGAAAACCACCCTGCTCTCGATTTTGGCCGGCATTCTTGCCCCCACCAGTGGCCAAGTGGTTGTCTTAGGCCAAGAGATTACGCAACTGTCCAAGGCCGCCTTGGCAAAATTTCGCCTGCAAAACATTGGCTTTGTCTTTCAGAGTTTTAATCTTTTCCCCGCTTTGACCACACTGGAAAATGTTGAAATTGCCCTCAATCTTAAGGGCATTAAAGGTAAAAAAGCGAAGGAACAGGCAGCAGCGCTTCTTGAGGCAGTTGGCTTGGGCGATCGCCTTGACTTTGTGCCCGCAAATCTTTCTGGGGGTCAAAAACAACGGGTTGCCATTGCCCGTGCCCTAGCGGGTGAGCCAAAGATCATTTTTGCCGATGAACCGACGGCTTCCCTTGATTCCCAAAATGGCCAACAGGTGATCAAAATTCTCTACAAGCTGGCAAAGCAAAAAGGCTGCACGGTGTTGATTGTTACCCATGATCCACGGATTACAGCCATTGCCGATCGCATCACCAAAATTGAAGATGGCAAGCTCAAGGAGAGCTAA